From Hartmannibacter diazotrophicus, a single genomic window includes:
- a CDS encoding ABC transporter permease, with the protein MNAMTERLIQIALLVVIVGGWQLGVAMGFIDVFFFPAPIDIIKQVVAWVMETSFYHHVAITLTETVLGYIVGTGLGVAGGVWLGLSRSTARILDPFIKGLNAIPRVVLAPIFVLWLGLGLWSKVALAVTLVFFITFFNAMQGVREVNPVVLSNARILGAKRSDLLRHVYFPAAASWILSSLRTSVGFAVVGAIIGEYLGSSAGLGYLIAQAEGNFDAVGVFAGILILAVFVLVIDSILDVVERHLIKWRPSAAERPA; encoded by the coding sequence ATGAACGCCATGACTGAACGCCTCATCCAGATCGCCCTGCTCGTCGTCATCGTCGGCGGCTGGCAACTCGGAGTCGCCATGGGCTTCATCGACGTCTTCTTCTTTCCGGCGCCGATCGACATCATCAAACAGGTGGTGGCTTGGGTGATGGAAACGAGTTTCTATCACCACGTGGCCATCACCCTGACGGAAACCGTGCTCGGCTACATCGTTGGAACGGGACTTGGCGTTGCTGGCGGCGTCTGGCTCGGCCTCAGCCGCTCGACAGCTCGCATCCTGGACCCCTTCATCAAGGGCCTGAATGCGATCCCACGCGTTGTGCTCGCACCGATCTTCGTGCTCTGGCTCGGACTCGGCCTTTGGTCCAAGGTGGCACTTGCCGTAACGCTGGTCTTCTTCATCACCTTCTTCAATGCGATGCAGGGTGTGCGTGAAGTCAATCCGGTCGTGCTTTCCAATGCCCGGATCCTCGGGGCAAAGCGGTCGGACTTGCTGCGTCACGTCTATTTCCCGGCCGCAGCCAGCTGGATCCTGTCCTCCTTGCGCACCTCGGTCGGCTTTGCAGTGGTCGGAGCGATCATCGGCGAGTATCTCGGCTCGTCTGCCGGACTTGGCTACCTCATCGCCCAGGCGGAGGGCAATTTCGATGCCGTCGGCGTCTTCGCCGGCATTCTGATCCTCGCGGTCTTCGTCCTGGTCATCGACAGTATTCTGGATGTCGTAGAGAGGCACTTGATCAAGTGGCGCCCGAGCGCGGCTGAACGGCCAGCGTAA
- a CDS encoding amidase, which translates to MDTAAAPLPEMDLVEMTLADVADAFARGITAEALAAAFLERIKTYNPQYNAIIYLNESALDDAREIDRRRAAGEELGPLAGVPVVVKDTMDMVGFPTTAGWHFLSSKAGGVDLIPETDSPVVARIRNAGCVILGKTNVPVLSATGSHASDSWAGPTLNSAMLDRMPGGSSAGTATAVGASLAVLGLAEETGGSIQNPAAAQGLVGIKPTFALVPNAGVVPLAGSTRDVVGPIAHCVRDAALTLDVLAGYTAEDPKTVAGIGKKPEGGYASRLSTTALQGKRLGLYGPGWRDRSLSEDCMLLYERVQKELETRGATLVADPFAGSGFNEIGKPAKGLDHYDPSGMESVPYDMDLYLKRLGPSAALKSFAEFAEATKAEDPFAPDGVLFFLRDLPGLWKGLENPTTPPDLPEFLAAREAYLKILAKVMEGNRLDALIFPQMRDELPPLVGSETIHETCVCELNIAGLPGVTVPAGTYPSGAPFNIIFIGPLWSEADLLALAYDYETATGYRKAPNLVSGQ; encoded by the coding sequence ATGGATACTGCCGCCGCTCCCTTGCCTGAAATGGATCTCGTGGAGATGACCCTCGCCGACGTCGCCGACGCCTTCGCCCGCGGCATCACAGCCGAAGCGCTGGCGGCGGCCTTTCTCGAGCGGATCAAGACCTACAATCCCCAATACAACGCCATCATCTACCTCAACGAAAGCGCCCTCGACGACGCCCGCGAGATCGACCGTCGGCGCGCAGCCGGGGAGGAACTCGGACCGCTCGCCGGCGTGCCGGTAGTGGTGAAGGACACCATGGACATGGTTGGCTTTCCGACAACGGCCGGCTGGCACTTCCTCTCGTCGAAGGCCGGTGGCGTCGATCTGATCCCGGAGACGGATTCCCCTGTCGTTGCCCGTATCCGAAACGCCGGCTGCGTCATTCTCGGCAAGACCAACGTCCCGGTCCTGAGTGCCACCGGCAGCCATGCGAGCGACAGCTGGGCCGGCCCAACGCTCAACTCGGCCATGCTCGACCGGATGCCGGGCGGCAGCAGCGCAGGCACGGCAACCGCCGTCGGTGCCAGTCTCGCCGTCCTCGGCCTTGCGGAGGAGACCGGCGGTTCGATCCAGAATCCGGCGGCCGCCCAGGGCCTCGTCGGTATCAAGCCCACCTTCGCCCTCGTACCCAATGCCGGTGTCGTACCGCTCGCCGGCAGCACCCGCGATGTGGTCGGACCGATTGCTCACTGCGTGCGCGACGCCGCCCTGACCCTCGACGTTCTGGCCGGCTATACGGCCGAGGACCCGAAGACCGTCGCCGGCATCGGCAAGAAGCCGGAGGGAGGATATGCATCCAGGTTGAGCACGACCGCGCTTCAGGGCAAGCGGCTCGGCCTTTATGGGCCCGGTTGGCGCGACCGCTCGCTGTCGGAGGACTGCATGCTTCTCTATGAACGCGTTCAGAAAGAGCTGGAAACACGCGGCGCCACGCTCGTCGCCGATCCCTTTGCCGGTTCCGGCTTCAACGAAATCGGCAAGCCGGCCAAGGGGCTCGACCACTATGACCCGAGCGGCATGGAGAGCGTTCCTTACGACATGGATCTCTACCTGAAGCGCCTTGGACCTTCGGCCGCCTTGAAGAGCTTTGCCGAATTCGCCGAGGCGACAAAGGCTGAGGATCCTTTCGCGCCCGACGGTGTGCTCTTCTTCCTGCGCGATCTCCCAGGGCTCTGGAAGGGCCTTGAAAATCCTACGACGCCGCCGGACTTGCCGGAATTCCTCGCCGCCCGCGAGGCCTATCTGAAGATTCTCGCCAAGGTGATGGAGGGCAATCGTCTCGACGCCCTCATATTCCCGCAGATGCGCGACGAGCTGCCTCCGCTCGTCGGGTCGGAGACAATCCACGAGACCTGCGTTTGCGAACTCAATATCGCCGGGCTGCCGGGGGTGACGGTGCCCGCCGGTACCTATCCGTCCGGCGCTCCGTTCAACATCATATTTATCGGTCCGCTGTGGAGCGAGGCCGACCTTCTGGCCCTTGCCTACGACTACGAGACGGCGACCGGCTATCGCAAGGCGCCCAATCTCGTTTCGGGACAGTAA
- a CDS encoding DeoR/GlpR family DNA-binding transcription regulator: MLTRHRHQEIVAALHNVGKVEVADIALRLNVSEETIRRDLKTLEGEGQLRRIYGGAVLPRLDQERPLMERGKLNSREKAQVAQIALGLVTDGLSIFIDTGTTTLAFARRLVGRSLTVTTNSIDIALLLANGPTRVNLAPGTLRPKDNALVGYETITYARRFFFDIAFMGIAACDIDHGWMDYEEHESALRKTLRGQTRRSVLLADSRKFGRQANLYTFGLGDPLTVVTDKPPPQAFQDIFTSNDIDLITS; encoded by the coding sequence ATGCTGACCAGACATCGTCATCAGGAAATCGTCGCGGCCTTGCACAATGTCGGCAAAGTGGAAGTCGCCGATATCGCGCTACGCCTCAATGTTTCGGAAGAAACGATCCGGCGCGACCTGAAGACGCTAGAAGGCGAAGGGCAGCTGCGCCGCATCTATGGTGGTGCGGTCCTGCCGCGTCTCGATCAGGAACGCCCGCTCATGGAGCGCGGCAAGCTAAACTCGCGGGAAAAGGCCCAGGTGGCGCAGATCGCGCTTGGCCTGGTGACCGACGGCCTTTCCATCTTCATCGACACCGGCACGACGACGCTGGCATTCGCGCGGCGGCTCGTCGGCCGTTCGCTGACCGTCACGACCAACTCGATCGACATCGCGCTGTTGCTGGCGAACGGTCCGACGCGGGTCAACCTCGCGCCCGGGACGCTGCGCCCGAAGGACAACGCGCTCGTCGGCTACGAGACCATCACCTACGCCCGGCGCTTCTTCTTCGATATCGCCTTCATGGGCATTGCGGCCTGCGACATCGACCACGGCTGGATGGACTACGAGGAACACGAGTCGGCGCTGCGCAAGACGCTGCGCGGGCAGACTCGCCGGTCCGTTCTTCTGGCGGATTCCCGCAAATTCGGGCGCCAGGCAAATCTCTACACATTCGGCCTCGGCGATCCGCTCACGGTTGTGACGGACAAACCGCCCCCGCAGGCCTTTCAGGACATCTTTACTAGCAATGACATCGATCTCATCACTTCATGA
- a CDS encoding Zn-dependent hydrolase → MTSISSLHERFDPAQSLPFLLSRFAAFGATRNGGVTRLCASPEDGDARSFFKDALTSAGAKVLTDAVGNQFGIFSLTDRPDAPIVMMGSHLDSQSRGGKLDGALGVAASLCVGQSLLDAKRGGTLFDANFCVVNWTNEEGARFRPSLLGSSSYVGLFSTDYVLDRRDDDGISLGEALSAIGYRGMDTPPQLPGCYLELHVEQGTRLEEMGAQIGIVTRNWGAVKFQAAFLGEQAHTGPTAMERRKDALLGAAHAIIAVREIADRWAGIVHTSVGRIQVEPNSSNVVAARVEISIEVRSSDDAVLSEVAALAEKAIEDAAERARVRAEIESRSDRKIRELPHDVCNLIALCASEGGHESLQMDTIAGHDAISLLGICPTGLIFVPSIAGISHNEAEATDEADLAAGLDVCIRAAERLCRAGASPQRAVLIDLEASQ, encoded by the coding sequence ATGACATCGATCTCATCACTTCATGAACGATTTGATCCGGCACAGAGCCTACCATTCCTTCTGTCCCGCTTCGCGGCTTTCGGCGCGACCCGCAACGGCGGTGTAACCAGACTTTGCGCCTCGCCCGAGGACGGCGACGCCCGCAGCTTCTTCAAAGACGCCCTCACATCCGCCGGCGCCAAAGTTTTGACAGACGCGGTCGGCAACCAGTTTGGCATCTTCTCCCTGACGGATCGCCCGGACGCGCCCATCGTCATGATGGGATCGCACCTCGATAGCCAGTCCCGCGGCGGCAAGCTCGACGGCGCGCTCGGCGTCGCGGCAAGCTTGTGTGTCGGGCAGTCGCTGCTCGACGCAAAACGCGGCGGAACCCTGTTCGACGCCAATTTCTGTGTGGTGAACTGGACCAACGAAGAAGGCGCCCGATTCCGTCCGAGCCTCCTCGGCAGCTCGTCCTATGTTGGCCTCTTCAGCACCGACTACGTTCTCGACCGCCGGGACGACGATGGCATCAGCCTCGGCGAGGCCCTTTCGGCGATCGGATATCGGGGAATGGACACCCCCCCGCAGCTTCCCGGTTGCTATCTGGAGCTTCACGTCGAGCAAGGCACCCGTCTGGAAGAGATGGGTGCGCAGATCGGGATTGTCACCCGCAACTGGGGGGCCGTGAAGTTCCAGGCCGCCTTCCTCGGCGAGCAGGCTCACACCGGTCCAACCGCCATGGAACGCCGGAAAGACGCTCTGCTGGGCGCAGCCCACGCCATCATTGCCGTGCGAGAAATCGCGGATCGCTGGGCAGGCATCGTGCATACGTCCGTCGGACGCATTCAGGTCGAGCCCAACTCGTCCAATGTCGTGGCGGCACGCGTCGAAATCTCGATCGAGGTCCGCTCCTCCGACGACGCCGTCCTTTCCGAAGTCGCAGCCCTTGCGGAAAAGGCAATCGAAGATGCGGCCGAACGGGCACGAGTCAGGGCCGAAATCGAAAGCCGTTCCGACCGGAAAATCCGGGAACTGCCTCACGACGTCTGCAATCTCATTGCCCTTTGTGCCAGCGAAGGCGGCCACGAGAGCTTGCAGATGGACACGATAGCGGGCCATGACGCGATTAGTCTGCTCGGCATCTGCCCGACCGGACTTATTTTCGTTCCAAGCATCGCCGGAATTTCCCATAACGAAGCCGAGGCAACGGATGAGGCCGATCTTGCCGCGGGCCTCGACGTCTGCATACGGGCAGCCGAACGGCTGTGCCGTGCCGGGGCGTCACCGCAAAGAGCGGTACTCATTGATCTGGAGGCAAGCCAATGA
- a CDS encoding phosphotransferase family protein, with amino-acid sequence MNARTDITSALGQRVEGAIASVPGLAGGTWRIAALPVASPIHRATASDCVIVDVPGNDPVFIKFRQPDVATTALPSATTAARRAAATGVAPTVIADGSDWLALAFLAPPWRYARVGDLQDLELTTKVLEAKKALHETGLIGEGFSPFAMIETLASEATALGVPLPDETDRLIALARLVRAAISASGIDPCFCHNDGIASNVMIDGNGVQLVDFDLAADNDPWFDVGALINEVCNFDAERHAMVEHYAGHLDERLYNRCRLYGAIDDLMWGLWGVTTAIRTSRTGIEFWKYGAWRLFHARTTFNARDFELWLRRL; translated from the coding sequence ATGAACGCACGCACCGACATCACGTCGGCGCTGGGCCAGCGGGTCGAGGGAGCGATCGCCAGCGTTCCCGGTCTTGCCGGCGGAACATGGCGGATAGCAGCACTGCCTGTCGCTTCGCCCATCCATAGGGCAACGGCATCCGATTGCGTCATCGTCGATGTCCCCGGCAACGATCCGGTCTTTATCAAATTTCGCCAACCCGACGTCGCGACAACCGCCCTTCCATCGGCAACGACCGCTGCGCGAAGGGCCGCTGCCACGGGTGTGGCTCCGACGGTGATCGCTGACGGCAGCGATTGGCTGGCTCTCGCATTTCTGGCGCCACCATGGCGCTATGCCCGTGTTGGGGATCTTCAGGATCTTGAACTCACTACAAAGGTTCTCGAGGCGAAGAAGGCGCTGCACGAAACAGGATTGATCGGCGAAGGGTTTTCGCCTTTCGCGATGATCGAGACACTGGCCTCCGAAGCAACCGCCCTCGGCGTTCCTCTGCCCGACGAAACCGACCGTCTCATCGCGCTGGCACGATTGGTTCGGGCGGCAATCTCGGCGTCGGGCATCGATCCCTGTTTCTGCCACAACGATGGCATCGCCTCAAACGTCATGATCGACGGGAATGGCGTTCAGTTGGTCGACTTCGACCTTGCGGCGGACAACGACCCCTGGTTCGACGTCGGCGCCCTGATCAACGAGGTCTGCAACTTTGATGCGGAGCGCCACGCGATGGTCGAGCATTATGCAGGCCACCTCGATGAACGGCTCTACAACCGTTGCCGTCTCTATGGCGCGATCGATGACCTCATGTGGGGCCTTTGGGGCGTGACGACAGCAATCAGGACGTCACGCACCGGCATCGAGTTCTGGAAATACGGCGCTTGGCGTCTGTTTCACGCTCGCACGACTTTCAACGCTCGGGACTTCGAACTCTGGCTCCGGCGACTATAG
- a CDS encoding ABC transporter ATP-binding protein produces the protein MANNDTPLLAANRLDAGYGRIPILFGVNFAVRAGEAVGILGHNGMGKTTLLRTLMGYLPATSGAVTFSGADVTRDTPTKRARAGMGYVPQGREIFPNLSVRENLVMGCLLAERPEEETIADILTIFPRLKAYLDRPGGALSGGEQQLLALARCLCQDPRILLLDEPTEGIQPSIIEEIIETLHDIRTKRGLTILLVEQNLNFISSLSDRILILQKGTIVREVTPDAARNSETVDEFVGMN, from the coding sequence ATGGCGAATAACGACACTCCTCTCCTTGCCGCCAACCGCCTCGACGCCGGCTACGGCCGCATCCCGATCCTTTTCGGCGTGAACTTTGCTGTCCGCGCTGGCGAGGCTGTTGGCATTCTGGGCCATAACGGAATGGGCAAGACGACCCTGCTACGAACGCTCATGGGTTATCTGCCCGCGACGTCCGGCGCGGTGACTTTTTCCGGCGCCGATGTCACGCGGGACACGCCGACGAAGCGCGCCCGTGCGGGCATGGGTTACGTGCCGCAGGGACGCGAAATCTTCCCGAACCTCAGCGTTCGCGAAAATCTCGTCATGGGCTGCCTCCTGGCCGAGCGGCCGGAAGAGGAGACCATCGCCGACATCCTGACAATTTTCCCCCGCCTCAAGGCCTATCTCGACCGACCGGGCGGGGCGCTCTCCGGCGGCGAGCAGCAACTTCTCGCGCTGGCCCGGTGCCTCTGCCAGGACCCGCGCATCCTCCTGCTCGACGAACCGACCGAAGGCATCCAGCCGTCCATCATCGAGGAAATCATCGAGACGCTGCACGACATCCGCACGAAGCGGGGGCTCACCATCCTGCTCGTCGAGCAGAACCTCAATTTCATCTCCTCCCTCTCGGACCGCATCCTCATCCTCCAGAAGGGGACGATCGTGCGCGAGGTGACGCCGGACGCAGCCCGCAACAGCGAGACGGTCGACGAATTCGTCGGAATGAACTGA
- a CDS encoding ATP-binding cassette domain-containing protein, translated as MNATSVPATPELVPLLRAHGATMRFGGVTAVNDVNFTLGEVELRCLIGPNGAGKSTFFKMLTGQLKPTEGKISFRTTDITGAEPHEIARLGVGIKTQVPNVFNGLTAYENIFVAASRGKSIQRTRAIVDETLTRLKLTDIASRIVGQLAHGQRQWVEIATVIAQEPELILLDEPAAGMTHEEVNRTAELIREVNRTQALIVVEHDMQFIRMIAKTVTVFNQGRILIEDSVDKVLADQRVRDVYLGKQAA; from the coding sequence ATGAACGCGACGTCCGTGCCTGCGACGCCGGAACTCGTTCCCCTTCTTCGGGCCCACGGCGCCACCATGCGCTTTGGCGGCGTCACCGCCGTCAACGACGTCAATTTCACCCTTGGAGAGGTGGAGCTTCGTTGCCTGATCGGGCCGAACGGCGCCGGCAAAAGCACCTTCTTCAAGATGCTCACCGGCCAATTGAAGCCGACAGAGGGCAAGATCAGCTTCCGCACCACGGACATCACAGGGGCCGAGCCGCACGAGATCGCGCGCCTCGGCGTCGGGATCAAAACACAGGTGCCCAATGTCTTCAACGGCCTCACCGCCTACGAGAACATCTTCGTCGCCGCCTCGCGCGGCAAGTCTATCCAGCGCACGCGCGCCATCGTCGACGAGACGCTGACGCGGCTGAAACTCACGGACATCGCCAGCCGCATCGTCGGCCAGCTCGCCCACGGCCAGAGGCAATGGGTGGAGATCGCCACCGTCATCGCCCAGGAGCCGGAGCTGATCCTGCTCGACGAGCCGGCCGCCGGCATGACCCACGAGGAGGTCAACCGCACCGCCGAGCTCATCCGCGAGGTCAACCGGACCCAGGCCCTCATCGTCGTCGAGCACGACATGCAGTTCATCCGGATGATCGCGAAGACCGTCACCGTCTTCAACCAAGGTCGGATTCTCATTGAAGACAGCGTCGACAAGGTGCTTGCCGACCAGCGGGTGCGCGACGTCTATCTCGGCAAGCAGGCGGCATGA
- a CDS encoding choline kinase family protein: protein MWKSMGEAMTESEKSIEAILSSVPRWQGETLRYQAVSGGLSNTNWRIAAGGGDYFLKVPGRGTDMFISRDAANEASRRAHASGFGVEVVDFLAEHGVEIFAFADGYRASSNLDFLRPVVRNNAVKALRAFNDAPRLTLTKTVFDMIDEHYEQLRMVGGRKPQDSAHIHRCLEEARQAIAASGFDLVPCMNDTLAGNFLINDEDDVILVDFEYASNNERVYELALWFTEMAFPLSIERELVETYFGCVDRSIEARIAVLRALADLKWFLWAMIQEVISTLDFDYYKYGTWKLMRARKQFYHPDWSIWLKDI from the coding sequence ATGTGGAAATCCATGGGAGAGGCCATGACGGAGAGCGAAAAGTCGATCGAAGCGATCCTTTCCTCCGTCCCTCGCTGGCAGGGCGAAACGCTTCGTTATCAGGCCGTCTCGGGGGGCCTCAGCAATACCAACTGGCGAATCGCGGCCGGTGGTGGCGATTATTTCCTTAAAGTTCCGGGACGCGGCACCGACATGTTTATCTCGCGCGATGCCGCCAATGAGGCGAGCCGGCGCGCACATGCCTCCGGTTTTGGCGTCGAGGTGGTCGACTTCCTCGCCGAACACGGGGTGGAAATCTTCGCCTTTGCCGATGGCTACCGGGCTTCGTCCAATCTTGATTTCCTGCGGCCGGTGGTTCGCAACAACGCTGTCAAGGCCTTGAGAGCCTTCAACGATGCCCCCCGCCTCACGCTGACGAAAACCGTCTTCGACATGATCGACGAGCATTATGAGCAGCTTAGGATGGTCGGCGGACGCAAGCCGCAGGACAGCGCCCATATCCACCGCTGTCTGGAGGAGGCCCGGCAGGCAATCGCCGCCTCCGGCTTCGACCTCGTTCCCTGCATGAATGACACGCTCGCCGGCAATTTCCTCATCAACGACGAAGACGACGTAATTCTAGTCGACTTCGAATATGCCTCGAACAACGAGCGCGTCTATGAACTTGCACTCTGGTTCACGGAAATGGCTTTTCCGCTTTCGATCGAAAGGGAACTTGTCGAAACATATTTCGGGTGCGTCGATCGCAGCATCGAAGCCCGCATCGCCGTCCTAAGGGCTCTGGCCGACTTGAAATGGTTCCTCTGGGCCATGATCCAGGAGGTCATCTCAACGCTCGACTTTGACTACTACAAATACGGCACCTGGAAGCTGATGCGCGCCCGCAAGCAGTTTTATCATCCGGATTGGTCCATTTGGCTCAAGGACATCTGA
- a CDS encoding ABC transporter ATP-binding protein, with translation MALAVVKSAPPLKHSTPAKPMVSIDSVTMSFGTYVAVEDVRLTVADGEFLAIVGPTGCGKSTILNAIAGLLKPSSGSVAIDGQPVNGVQNDIGYLFQQDALFPWKTAIENVELGPMFKGFSGAERRAASMNWLAKVGLKGFEHRYPHQLSGGQRKRVQMAQALITGPKVILMDEPFSALDIHTRHLMQNELLRLWQEERRAVVMITHDLEEAIALGDRVVVLAAGPRSRVIDSFPVDLERPRDVAEIKLDPRFTDLYRNIWASLRGEVEKSYERHD, from the coding sequence ATGGCCCTGGCCGTTGTGAAATCAGCCCCCCCGCTCAAGCATTCAACCCCTGCAAAGCCAATGGTTTCCATCGATTCGGTGACCATGTCATTCGGCACTTACGTGGCCGTCGAGGACGTCAGGCTGACCGTTGCAGATGGCGAGTTTCTCGCCATCGTTGGCCCGACAGGGTGTGGCAAGAGCACGATCCTCAATGCCATAGCCGGGCTCCTCAAGCCGTCAAGCGGCAGCGTCGCGATCGACGGCCAGCCCGTCAACGGCGTGCAGAACGATATCGGTTACCTCTTCCAGCAGGATGCGCTGTTCCCCTGGAAGACGGCAATCGAGAACGTCGAACTGGGACCCATGTTCAAGGGTTTCAGCGGAGCCGAGCGGCGTGCCGCATCCATGAACTGGCTGGCAAAGGTCGGTCTGAAGGGGTTCGAGCACCGCTACCCGCATCAACTGTCGGGTGGACAGCGCAAACGCGTGCAGATGGCGCAGGCGCTGATCACCGGACCAAAGGTCATTCTCATGGATGAGCCCTTCTCCGCACTCGACATTCATACCCGCCATCTCATGCAGAACGAACTTTTGCGCCTGTGGCAGGAAGAGCGCCGGGCCGTCGTCATGATCACGCACGATCTTGAAGAGGCTATTGCGCTCGGCGACAGGGTCGTCGTGCTGGCCGCCGGCCCCCGTTCGCGCGTGATCGACAGTTTCCCCGTCGATCTCGAAAGGCCTCGCGATGTCGCGGAAATCAAACTGGATCCGCGCTTTACGGACCTCTACCGGAATATCTGGGCGTCGCTACGCGGAGAAGTGGAGAAAAGCTATGAACGCCATGACTGA
- a CDS encoding ABC transporter permease subunit, translating into MTPDYKTAFRRSVQLQWASFLVMLAAGLAVMFGAPLFTDTFGLVQLTGFAAMAIYALSQGFVWGYAGILSFGQATFLGLGGYAYAVSVINMGDSTLPVLISIAVPMLFALLLGYFMFYGRISDAYIGVITLTVSVILFQLVNATSGSQYRIGEAELGGFNGIPAIPPINMPGDPDYILDLDQMWYAGMGALILAYVFLRAVLASRFGRVVVAIRENETRAQLLGYDPRLYKLLAFVVSAGVAGLGGCVFANWGGFISPTVFSLTMSAEVIVFVLVGGLGTLLGPILGGVFISWLIIKAGTQSAIDSNLGLGIVLVLFVLLIPQGIVPSVRALLRGVLYRLLPKPASEATIAMTENLATEGKS; encoded by the coding sequence ACTACAAGACGGCATTCCGCCGTTCGGTCCAGCTTCAATGGGCAAGCTTCCTGGTGATGCTTGCCGCCGGACTGGCCGTGATGTTCGGTGCCCCCCTTTTCACAGATACGTTCGGGCTCGTGCAGTTGACGGGCTTTGCGGCCATGGCGATCTATGCCTTGAGCCAGGGCTTCGTGTGGGGCTACGCCGGCATTCTCTCCTTCGGCCAGGCAACCTTTCTCGGGCTCGGCGGCTATGCCTATGCCGTGTCGGTGATAAACATGGGCGACAGCACCCTACCGGTGCTGATCTCCATCGCCGTGCCGATGCTCTTTGCCCTGCTGCTCGGCTACTTCATGTTCTACGGCCGCATCAGCGACGCCTATATCGGCGTGATCACGCTGACCGTCTCGGTGATCCTGTTTCAACTCGTCAACGCCACATCCGGCAGCCAGTACCGGATCGGCGAGGCGGAACTCGGCGGTTTCAATGGCATTCCGGCCATCCCGCCGATCAACATGCCGGGCGATCCCGACTATATCCTCGACCTCGACCAGATGTGGTACGCGGGCATGGGAGCGCTCATCCTTGCCTATGTCTTCCTGCGCGCCGTGCTCGCCAGCCGTTTCGGACGGGTGGTGGTGGCAATCCGCGAGAATGAGACCCGCGCCCAGCTTCTCGGCTACGACCCGCGTCTCTACAAGCTTCTCGCCTTCGTCGTCTCGGCCGGCGTTGCCGGGCTCGGCGGCTGCGTCTTCGCTAACTGGGGCGGTTTCATCAGTCCCACCGTCTTCAGCCTCACCATGTCCGCGGAGGTCATCGTCTTCGTTCTCGTCGGCGGTCTCGGCACCCTGCTCGGCCCTATCCTCGGCGGCGTCTTCATCTCTTGGCTGATCATCAAGGCCGGCACCCAGTCGGCGATCGATTCCAATCTCGGCCTCGGCATCGTGCTGGTGCTCTTCGTGCTGCTGATCCCGCAGGGCATCGTCCCGTCGGTTCGCGCGCTCCTGCGAGGTGTCCTTTACAGGCTGCTTCCCAAACCCGCTTCCGAAGCGACTATCGCCATGACTGAGAATCTCGCCACGGAGGGAAAGTCATGA
- a CDS encoding DUF6538 domain-containing protein, whose amino-acid sequence MARASYLQRREGRYYLQIRFSRSVAALFGKEQYRSSLKTTCYKEAKLRLTEVLSWFHRMNDALD is encoded by the coding sequence ATGGCGAGAGCATCTTACCTCCAGCGGCGCGAGGGCCGCTATTACCTCCAGATTCGTTTTTCCCGAAGCGTCGCCGCCTTGTTCGGCAAGGAGCAGTATCGCTCTTCGTTAAAGACCACCTGCTACAAGGAGGCGAAGCTCCGCCTCACAGAAGTCCTCAGTTGGTTTCACCGGATGAACGACGCCCTCGATTAG